The window TAACCCTACCTTAAAGAGAGAGTTTCTCATTCGTGCAATCGGCTCACTCCTCCATGAAAAAGAACTCCTGCAGACAATTCAAGAGCTATTTGTACAAAACAATTCAATGAAGCTAACTGCAGCCAGCCTCCATATCCATATTAACACCCTCCACTACCGACTAAAAAAAATCGAGGACCTGACAGGCCTCGATCTAAAGAAGACAAATGATATGATAACTCTTTATTTAGCTTTATTGATTTTGGAAGAACAAACAAATAATTCTCGCTAAGATTAATAATATTTGTAGATTTACACATAGCAGGCAACCGCTTGCTTTTTTTATAATAAGATTAAGACTATTCTTAATTGGTTTATGAAAGCGGTTTATTTAGATGGGAGGAAAAACGAATGTTGGCACAGCATACAAAAAGTAAAATCAGTGCGGAAGCGAGAAAGAGATTTATTGCAGTTGTAACAGAAGCAAATTATGACGATAGCCAGACAGGAAGGCTTGTTTATTCATTTGACGCAATGCCTACTCTCCAATCAATGCCGGACGCTGTCATCAGTCCCCGGAACACACAGGAAGTATCAGCAATTGTTAAAATCTGTAATGAAAACAAAATTCCAGTTGTACCAAGGGGCTCTGGAACAAATCTCTGCGGAGGGACCTGCCCCGTTGAAGGCGGAGTTGTCCTTCTATTCAAGCATTTGAATAAGGTACTCGAATTCGATGAGCAAAATCTTACCATAACAGTCCAGCCTGGTGTCATTACGAGCCAGATTAACAGCCTTGTAGAAGCGAATGGCCTCTTCTTTCCCCCTGATCCTGGGTCGATGAAAATTTCTACAATCGGCGGCAATATCCTGGAAAACGCAGGAGGTTTGCGAGGTTTGAAATACGGAGTCACACGCGATTATGTCATGGGTTTGGAAGCTGTTCTCCCAAATGGCGATATTATCCGTACTGGCGGCAAATTGGCAAAGGATGTAGCGGGATATGACTTTACACGCCTTTTTGTGGGATCTGAAGGAACATTGGGCGTCATAACAGAAGCTATTTTAAAGCTCGTTCCACTTCCTGAGACAAAGAAGACCGCTCTCGCTCTTTACGAGGATCTCGAAGATGCGGCAAGATCGGTTTCAAGCATCATTGCAAATAAAATTATACCTACGACCCTCGAATTCCTTGATCAGGCAACAGTAAGGGTTATTGAAGATTATGTAAAAATCGGACTTCCCACTCACGCAAAAGCAGTACTTCTAATTGAACAGGACGGACCTCCGGAAGTCGTTGAGCGTGACATGGGCAAAATTCTCGAGATTTGTAAAGAAGAAAAGGCATTTTCGGTCCAAGTGGCTAAAACTGAACAGGAAGCTGAAGCGCTTCGGACTGCAAGGAGGGTTGCCCTTTCGGCCTTGGCAAGGCTAAAGCCCACTACTATCCTGGAGGATGCTACTGTCCCTCGTTCGGAAATTGCGAAAATGGTTGGCTATATTAACGAGATCGCTGAAAAATATAAAGTTGAAATCTGTACCTTTGGGCACGCCGGCGATGGAAATCTACATCCAACCTGCCCAACCGATGTCCGCAACCATGACGAGATGGAACGGGTAGAGAAAGCTTTTGAAGAAATTTTTGAACGGGCTGTTGAACTTGGCGGCACCATTACAGGTGAACACGGTGTTGGCGTTGCAAAAGCCCCTTATTTGGAATTAAAGCTCGGAAAAGAAGGTATAGCAGCAATGAAGGCAGTAAAAACTGCGCTAGATCCGAATAATATTATGAACCCTGGCAAAATATTTGCTAAAGCCAGCAGAAAACGTGTGGTGGTCTCAAAATGACAACTGTTAAAGAAAAAGAAATAATCCAGGACCAATTCAAGGAAAGAATGAATGAAGATGAATTATTGAACTGCATGAGGTGCGGCTTCTGTCTGCCAAGCTGCCCCACTTATATCGAATCCGGATTCCAGGAAACTCATTCACCGCGTGGCCGAATCGCTTTGATGAAAGCTGTAGTCGACGGAATTATCCCTCCTGATGAGGATTTCGAACGTTCATTGGACCTTTGCTTAGGCTGCAGGGCCTGTGAAACTGTTTGCCCGTCAGGTGTTAATTATGGAGCCTTGCTAGAGGATGCACGCGATATTGTCGCTCAAAATAAAAAGTACTCCCTCCCTGTAAGGGTCGCCAGAAAAGCGGTTTTTAAAGGGCTCTTTCCACATCAGAACAGAATGCGTTCTGTAGCCGGATTAATTAGCTTTTACCAGCGGTCAGGCCTGCAGACAGCAGCAAGGAAAATTGGATTTATGAGCCTGCTGCCAGATTCTTTGGCAACAATGGAAAAAGTCCTACCGAATGTTCCTCCAATGAAGGAGCTGAAAAATCGTCCCGACTTTGCACCTGCAATTGGCATGAAAACTAAAAGGGTAGCGTTTTTCAGCGGCTGCCTGATGGATACAATGTTTATTGAATCCAATAATGCTACAATCAAACTCCTTCAGCTTGCCGGATGCGAAGTCATCATTCCAAAGGATCAGGCTTGCTGTGGTGCCCTGCACGGCCACTACGGAGAAAAAGACCATGCCAAGGAAATGGCAAAGAAAAATATCCAGGCCTTTGAGGAGGCAGGCGCAGACTTTATTATCACAAATGCCGGCGGATGCGGAGGCTTCCTGATTGATTATGGGCATCTCCTCCATGATGATCCTGTATGGTCCAGCCGAGCCCATTCCTTCGCAAGTAAGCTAAAGGATATTTCACAAATTTTAGTTGAGGTAGGATTCCATGAACAGGTTGAACTGGAGCTTCCCTATCAGGTTATTACCTATCAGGACTCATGCCACCTTCGCAATGTCATGAAAACTGCTTCGGCTCCAAGAACTTTGTTAAAGGCAATTAAAGGCACCGAATACCGGGAGATGCAGGAAGCAGATCGCTGCTGTGGTTCCGCAGGTATATATAACATCATTGAATCCGAAATGTCGATGAAGCTGCTTGATTACAAAATGGAAAAAGCAAAGCATACTCAGGCTGCTACCATCGTGACAGCGAATCCCGGCTGCCTCCTTCAAATGAAGCTTGGTATCGAACGTGAAGGATTGACTCAATCAATGCGCGGTGTTCATATAGTCGACCTTCTGCTTGAAGCGGTTAAAGATAAAGTCCTTTTGAACAAATAGAACGTATGGAGCCTCTTATGGCTCCTTTATTTTTTGTATATAGAATAAGGTCTTTTATTATCCTTCCCAGCTGGAGCAAGAGTTACCATTCATAATTCACCGTTTGCTTCGGATACTATTTATACAGAGAGACAGTCTCTGATGCTTAAAAAGGAGTGGTAATATGGCACGCAATAGTAATAAATTACTTGTACCAGGCGTTGAGCAATTCCTGGACCAGGTCAAATACGAAATCGCCCAGGAATTTGGTGTCCAATTGGGCTCCGATACAGTTTCAAGGGCAAACGGTTCAGTAGGCGGAGAAATTACAAAACGCCTTGTTCAGCAGGCTCAGGCACAAATGACTGGCCGTTCAGAATAATAATTGAATATATGGAAAAAGTCCGGCTAATCGCCGGACTTGCTTTTGTTTCTATGCTGATTGTTATTAGGCTGCTGTGATTTCTTATCTTTTTTTTCTTTACTTTTATTTTTTCCTTTTTGGTTATCCTGATTTTTACCTTTAGGGTTGTCTTTATCTTTTCCTTTATCTTTGCCTTTGTCTTTATCCTCTTTACTTTTAGCCTTATCTTTACCTTGAGCCTTATTGTTATCTTTAACCTTATCCTTATTGCTGTTTCCTGGGTTTTGTTTGGCTGGATGATTCTTTTTGCCATTATTGTTATTAGCCAGGCCTTTTTTGTCATCCTGTTTTTCAAGTACTGCTTTCTTTTCCTGACCAGGGTTTGTTTCTTTTTTATCCTGTCCTGGGATGGCCGCAGGAACAACAGGGGCAGGTTGCTTTAATTTAGTTTCCCCTTGTGATGCTGGCTCTGCTTCTTTTTCAGCATTATTTTTATATATTCCTGTAGTTTGTCCGTGTTTCCAGGCTTGCTTCAAGTCTTTTTCTGTAGCTTTTATCACTTTTACTTGATGGCTATCCTGCTTGGCTTTCTTTGAAATTTCGTTAATTGTAGCCTTCAGTTTTTTTTCGGCTTTTGTTTCTTTTTCTTCTGTATTTACAGAGGATATAATAACTTCATTCGAGTCTGAAAAATAACCGGCCGAATCAATTGCAGCAAGAATTTCTTTCCCAACTTTTGCTGCATCCTTCTCTTCCCAATCTATAAGCCCTGAGGTGATCTCTTTTCCCTCACGATTGTAGGCAGTTAATTTAATAACTTCCATTTTGTCATTGACCCCAAGTTCTATACTTGGCTTTACATCAATGGACATATAAGCATAAACCTTGTTGTCATCCAAATTGGTAGCCATGGCAGATGCCAGCAGCAATACTGCAGCTGCGGCAACAGTAATTCCACGCCTCATTGATGCTAACCACTTAATTGAAAGTTTCTTTTCAGGAAGGCCAAGAAGCTCGGGATTAAATGATATTTCTTCCCCGATTGAATATATTCTTTTTTGCTTGCGTGCCTTTAAAAATTCGCCCTCAGGGGTTAACAAGGTAACAAACGTTTCATCCATTTCCAATATGATACCTGTCTTCATGAGTCAAGCACCCCTTTTATATAGTCCTTCATATATACATAATCACCCGACATAATTAAAGCCATTGCGATGATATACTTGCGATTTCGTTCAAGAGTTTTACGGCTCACATCCACCAATTCTTCCAATTGTTTAATGGGCAGCCTTTTTGTAGAAAATAAGCTTTCACGCAAGTCTTCCCTGCTTGCAAGCAGGCTGGCCGCTTCTATTGCATTTTTCCTAGCATCAGCATGTTTTGGGGAATGCTCAACAAGATCCTGAATGGAAAGATCATACTCTTTTAAATGTCTTTGAAAGCGAAAAATCTCTTCTCTTCTTAGCTCTTCATCAGACCTTTTTCGATAGTCATCAAGCGAAATTTCATTTTCTATTATTTTGCCGCGTGCTTCCGAGTCATCCGGATCATTTTGAAGTTCAAGACTTACCGAGGAATGCTTCGCCTGGGTTCGAATATAATCAATTACTCTCCGTTTTATTAGCACTTCAGCAAAACTTAACAGCGAGCTGCCACGATCTGGTGAATACTTTTGAATCGCTTCATTAAACGCAATAAGACCTATGCTAAACTCATCGTCTGATTGAACGATATACCGTTTGCAAACAACTGATACTGTTTTTGCAATAAACGGCTTATACGCTTCAATCAATTCATTGTTCAGCTTCTTATCACCTTGCTGTATTAATTGGACAGATTCCTCAAGCGTCCTTTTCTTTTTGTTGGATAAGAACAATAAGCTTAGCATAACCCTCACCTCTCTAGTCCCCAATTATAGCATAAGGGGCTGCGGAGTGGTTTGCAAAAGTATAGATGCCTTTTAGAGACAGGGACATTTGTCGGCCTGGCCAACCCAAATTTAATTATTGAAACTAGAGAAAAGATAGCCTATGACCAGGCTATCTCCTCCCATGTCAATTGCAGGTGAAGGCTACTTTCCATTGTTTTTATGTTCATTCGACTTACCTTTTTGTTCTTTTTTGTCCTGTTTTCTTACTTCTTTTTGAGCCTTTTTTTCGTTCTTTTGAGCTTTCTTTTCGTTCTTTTGAGTCACTTTAGTTTCTTTCTTTTCTTTCTTTTGAGCTGCTTTTGCTTCTTTCTTTTCTTGTTTCTTTATTTCTTTAGCCTGCTTTTTTTCATTTATGGCCTTTTTCTTTTCTAACTTTTCAGCCTGTTTTGCATCT is drawn from Bacillus sp. FJAT-18017 and contains these coding sequences:
- the glcD gene encoding glycolate oxidase subunit GlcD, whose amino-acid sequence is MLAQHTKSKISAEARKRFIAVVTEANYDDSQTGRLVYSFDAMPTLQSMPDAVISPRNTQEVSAIVKICNENKIPVVPRGSGTNLCGGTCPVEGGVVLLFKHLNKVLEFDEQNLTITVQPGVITSQINSLVEANGLFFPPDPGSMKISTIGGNILENAGGLRGLKYGVTRDYVMGLEAVLPNGDIIRTGGKLAKDVAGYDFTRLFVGSEGTLGVITEAILKLVPLPETKKTALALYEDLEDAARSVSSIIANKIIPTTLEFLDQATVRVIEDYVKIGLPTHAKAVLLIEQDGPPEVVERDMGKILEICKEEKAFSVQVAKTEQEAEALRTARRVALSALARLKPTTILEDATVPRSEIAKMVGYINEIAEKYKVEICTFGHAGDGNLHPTCPTDVRNHDEMERVEKAFEEIFERAVELGGTITGEHGVGVAKAPYLELKLGKEGIAAMKAVKTALDPNNIMNPGKIFAKASRKRVVVSK
- the sigI gene encoding RNA polymerase sigma factor SigI; the protein is MRVMLSLLFLSNKKKRTLEESVQLIQQGDKKLNNELIEAYKPFIAKTVSVVCKRYIVQSDDEFSIGLIAFNEAIQKYSPDRGSSLLSFAEVLIKRRVIDYIRTQAKHSSVSLELQNDPDDSEARGKIIENEISLDDYRKRSDEELRREEIFRFQRHLKEYDLSIQDLVEHSPKHADARKNAIEAASLLASREDLRESLFSTKRLPIKQLEELVDVSRKTLERNRKYIIAMALIMSGDYVYMKDYIKGVLDS
- a CDS encoding alpha/beta-type small acid-soluble spore protein; this encodes MARNSNKLLVPGVEQFLDQVKYEIAQEFGVQLGSDTVSRANGSVGGEITKRLVQQAQAQMTGRSE
- a CDS encoding (Fe-S)-binding protein, encoding MTTVKEKEIIQDQFKERMNEDELLNCMRCGFCLPSCPTYIESGFQETHSPRGRIALMKAVVDGIIPPDEDFERSLDLCLGCRACETVCPSGVNYGALLEDARDIVAQNKKYSLPVRVARKAVFKGLFPHQNRMRSVAGLISFYQRSGLQTAARKIGFMSLLPDSLATMEKVLPNVPPMKELKNRPDFAPAIGMKTKRVAFFSGCLMDTMFIESNNATIKLLQLAGCEVIIPKDQACCGALHGHYGEKDHAKEMAKKNIQAFEEAGADFIITNAGGCGGFLIDYGHLLHDDPVWSSRAHSFASKLKDISQILVEVGFHEQVELELPYQVITYQDSCHLRNVMKTASAPRTLLKAIKGTEYREMQEADRCCGSAGIYNIIESEMSMKLLDYKMEKAKHTQAATIVTANPGCLLQMKLGIEREGLTQSMRGVHIVDLLLEAVKDKVLLNK
- a CDS encoding anti-sigma factor domain-containing protein encodes the protein MDETFVTLLTPEGEFLKARKQKRIYSIGEEISFNPELLGLPEKKLSIKWLASMRRGITVAAAAVLLLASAMATNLDDNKVYAYMSIDVKPSIELGVNDKMEVIKLTAYNREGKEITSGLIDWEEKDAAKVGKEILAAIDSAGYFSDSNEVIISSVNTEEKETKAEKKLKATINEISKKAKQDSHQVKVIKATEKDLKQAWKHGQTTGIYKNNAEKEAEPASQGETKLKQPAPVVPAAIPGQDKKETNPGQEKKAVLEKQDDKKGLANNNNGKKNHPAKQNPGNSNKDKVKDNNKAQGKDKAKSKEDKDKGKDKGKDKDNPKGKNQDNQKGKNKSKEKKDKKSQQPNNNQHRNKSKSGD